Proteins encoded within one genomic window of Oscillospiraceae bacterium:
- a CDS encoding alpha/beta fold hydrolase, with protein MKYTKEKFECGRDALKIRGYLLKPTLSGKMPAVIVSHGFASNTHDTKKYAECFAEAGYAAVYFDFCGSGRSKSDGKSTDMSVLTEKADLSAVLDALRSLDFIDHSKIILAGCSQGGLVSALLAAERESDVDKLILYYPALCIPDDARRGKMLNSKFDPENVPQTFRALFVKLGAKFATDAQKLDPFKEICTFAKPVLICHGTADRLVNISYAQKAAKEYPNAKLVIVENGDHGFLFHGFKEAMRATMQFLNEDDHTKL; from the coding sequence ATGAAATATACAAAAGAAAAATTCGAATGCGGCAGAGATGCTCTCAAAATACGCGGCTATCTGTTAAAACCCACTCTTTCCGGGAAGATGCCTGCTGTGATTGTCAGCCACGGTTTCGCAAGCAACACGCATGACACCAAGAAATATGCCGAATGTTTTGCGGAAGCGGGATATGCGGCTGTGTATTTTGATTTCTGCGGTTCGGGGAGAAGCAAAAGCGACGGCAAATCCACAGACATGAGCGTATTGACGGAAAAAGCAGACCTCTCGGCCGTTCTTGACGCGCTGCGCTCTCTTGATTTCATCGATCACTCAAAAATTATCCTCGCCGGATGCAGTCAAGGCGGCTTGGTTTCCGCTTTGCTTGCCGCAGAACGCGAATCCGATGTGGATAAGCTCATTTTATATTATCCGGCGCTTTGCATTCCTGACGACGCGCGCCGTGGCAAAATGCTGAACAGCAAGTTCGACCCGGAGAATGTGCCGCAAACATTTCGCGCTCTGTTTGTCAAGCTGGGCGCCAAATTCGCGACAGATGCGCAAAAACTCGATCCGTTCAAAGAGATCTGCACTTTTGCAAAGCCCGTTCTCATTTGCCACGGGACTGCGGATCGCCTTGTCAACATTTCTTATGCACAGAAAGCGGCGAAAGAATACCCGAACGCCAAACTGGTTATTGTCGAAAACGGCGACCACGGATTTTTATTTCACGGCTTTAAAGAAGCCATGCGGGCGACCATGCAATTTTTAAACGAAGATGACCATACAAAGTTGTAA
- a CDS encoding ADP-ribosylglycohydrolase family protein, whose product MFDVKSYRENEGLKAEPFLTAIETKIPAADFSQRCNAVADMPNGPEKTAAALSLYAESQALPIKGGRTIDPVTPEEIIKWCPILQSPFQYGLTDEQKNALENADSNLRGLSAYALASRYIKLHGFATPETVLTFLSEHPDELTNAQKIAVLNAQDGKTAYETGSFSNPFRADSDALAIGAAFGVAFAPQPEIAAENAMKYTLVSHHKGGVYAAMWMAAMIAHASTISDPEVFTVRSLSCLPIPTVWFRAVSWMQRNLNCKVNADDCAKDLIRVCGHAGLTSDEGAKSDPTPDSILLDFINNSAFSNAMAVAGALLYSEGDPEKARENVNLFGCDTTLTRPLVQAVAAMMK is encoded by the coding sequence ATGTTTGATGTGAAATCATACCGTGAAAACGAAGGGCTCAAAGCCGAACCCTTCTTAACCGCCATTGAGACAAAAATTCCCGCCGCAGATTTTTCTCAGCGTTGTAATGCTGTTGCTGATATGCCGAATGGCCCTGAAAAGACTGCTGCCGCACTTTCGCTTTACGCCGAGAGTCAGGCGCTGCCGATCAAGGGCGGACGCACCATCGACCCAGTGACGCCGGAGGAGATTATCAAATGGTGCCCGATTCTTCAGTCACCGTTCCAATACGGGCTTACCGATGAGCAGAAAAATGCACTTGAAAATGCTGATTCGAATTTACGTGGCCTTTCAGCTTATGCGCTTGCCTCGCGGTATATTAAATTACACGGCTTTGCAACGCCCGAAACGGTTTTGACTTTTTTATCCGAACATCCGGATGAATTGACTAATGCGCAAAAGATCGCCGTTTTAAACGCACAGGACGGCAAAACCGCTTATGAAACCGGCAGTTTTTCCAACCCCTTCCGTGCCGATTCCGATGCACTTGCCATCGGCGCCGCGTTTGGCGTGGCATTTGCGCCACAGCCCGAAATCGCCGCTGAAAATGCGATGAAATACACGCTGGTCAGTCACCATAAGGGCGGTGTCTATGCCGCGATGTGGATGGCCGCGATGATTGCCCATGCCTCGACGATCTCCGACCCCGAGGTGTTCACGGTGCGTTCGCTGTCCTGCCTGCCGATTCCGACGGTCTGGTTCCGTGCGGTTTCCTGGATGCAGCGCAATCTCAACTGCAAGGTCAACGCCGACGACTGCGCCAAAGATCTGATTCGGGTTTGCGGTCATGCCGGTCTGACCAGTGACGAAGGCGCGAAAAGCGATCCGACCCCCGATTCAATTCTTTTGGACTTTATCAATAACAGTGCGTTTTCAAATGCGATGGCTGTCGCCGGTGCGCTGTTGTACAGTGAAGGTGATCCTGAAAAAGCCCGTGAAAACGTCAACTTGTTCGGCTGTGATACCACACTTACCCGCCCGCTGGTTCAGGCAGTGGCTGCAATGATGAAATAA
- a CDS encoding metallophosphoesterase → MSDAGKKKITALTAITAACAVFFSAVFWQGLAIRTYTVHTSKLKSPVRIALITDLHGSLYGSSQKDLIKAVKKQKPDLVLLSGDIFDEYTEDDNAERLLTALSAFYPCFYITGNHENWRSDTAEIKEWVRSCGITVLEGTGVTVTVNNQKLQIFGVDDPEAFSGSSYSENTVGSGWYRQLETCQKEIEDGTFCILMSHRPELVAAYENSGFDLVLSGHAHGGQWRIPGIVNGIYSPNQGFFPQFAGGLYELENTDLIVSRGLCKNEVPRVFNPPELVIVNMKPICR, encoded by the coding sequence ATGTCCGATGCCGGTAAAAAGAAAATCACCGCTTTGACCGCAATCACGGCCGCTTGTGCGGTTTTTTTCTCTGCGGTTTTCTGGCAGGGGCTGGCGATTCGGACCTATACCGTACATACGAGCAAACTCAAGTCGCCGGTGCGTATCGCGCTGATTACCGATCTGCATGGTTCGCTGTACGGCAGCAGCCAAAAGGATCTGATCAAAGCTGTTAAAAAGCAAAAACCCGATCTTGTGCTGCTCTCCGGCGATATTTTCGATGAATATACCGAGGATGATAACGCCGAACGGCTGTTAACGGCCTTGAGTGCGTTTTATCCGTGCTTTTATATCACCGGCAACCACGAGAATTGGCGCAGCGATACGGCGGAAATAAAAGAATGGGTGCGTTCCTGCGGCATCACGGTTTTGGAAGGAACCGGCGTAACCGTTACGGTGAACAATCAAAAACTGCAGATCTTCGGAGTGGATGACCCCGAGGCTTTTTCCGGTTCGTCCTATTCAGAGAACACCGTGGGGAGCGGTTGGTATCGGCAGCTTGAGACATGCCAAAAAGAAATCGAGGACGGGACATTTTGTATACTGATGTCCCATCGGCCGGAACTGGTTGCGGCTTATGAAAACAGCGGATTCGATCTGGTGTTATCGGGTCATGCCCACGGCGGGCAGTGGCGTATTCCGGGAATTGTCAACGGGATTTATTCTCCCAATCAGGGCTTCTTTCCGCAATTCGCCGGGGGTCTTTATGAGTTGGAAAATACGGATTTGATCGTGAGCCGGGGATTGTGTAAAAATGAAGTTCCCCGGGTGTTTAATCCGCCCGAATTGGTCATTGTGAATATGAAACCGATTTGTCGCTGA
- a CDS encoding CTP synthase, protein MTKYIFVTGGVVSGLGKGITAASLGRLLKQRGLKVAAQKLDPYMNVDPGTMSPFQHGEVFVTDDGAETDLDLGHYERFIDENLTKYSNLTSGKVYWNVLNRERAGGYLGETVQIIPHITNEIKDFIYAGAKNSGAEVLITEIGGTTGDIESQSFLEAIRQISLEAGRENCLFIHVTLVPYIRGSEEHKSKPTQHSVKELRSMGISPDIIIARADDPIGESIKAKISLFCNVKRDCVIENLTLPCLYEAPLMLHENGLDSVVCRELNLDCPEPDLAEWREMVAGIKARTRTVKIAMVGKYTRLHDAYLSIIESFNHAGSSLGAKVKILWIDSERLTPKNTAEVLAEADGILIPGGFGDRGIEGMIQAVKYARENHVPLFGICLGMQIMTIEFARSICGYTDANSGEFSVDSKHKVIDIMEEQKKIITKGGTMRLGAYPCMTVKDTIMRDSYKSENISERHRHRYEFNNDYRDEFQEKGLVISGISPDGMLVEAVELHDNPFFVGVQFHPEFKSRPNRPHPLFVSFIRAALGQVK, encoded by the coding sequence ATGACGAAGTATATCTTTGTGACCGGCGGCGTTGTTTCGGGGCTTGGCAAAGGTATCACGGCAGCTTCGCTGGGACGATTGCTGAAACAACGCGGACTAAAAGTCGCCGCGCAAAAGCTTGACCCCTACATGAATGTCGATCCGGGCACCATGAGCCCGTTTCAGCACGGCGAGGTCTTCGTCACGGACGACGGGGCCGAGACCGACCTCGATCTCGGTCACTATGAACGCTTCATCGACGAGAATTTAACGAAATATTCAAACCTGACCTCCGGAAAGGTTTACTGGAACGTCCTGAATCGGGAACGTGCGGGCGGGTATCTGGGCGAGACGGTTCAGATCATCCCCCACATCACCAACGAGATCAAGGACTTTATTTATGCCGGTGCGAAAAACAGCGGTGCAGAAGTTTTGATCACTGAGATCGGCGGTACAACCGGCGACATCGAGAGCCAGTCGTTTTTGGAAGCTATCCGTCAGATTTCACTGGAAGCCGGGCGTGAGAACTGCTTATTCATCCATGTGACGCTGGTACCGTATATCCGCGGCTCCGAGGAACACAAATCCAAACCCACACAGCATTCGGTCAAGGAACTGCGTTCCATGGGTATTTCACCCGACATCATCATCGCCCGCGCCGATGACCCCATCGGAGAAAGCATCAAAGCCAAAATCTCACTGTTTTGCAACGTCAAGCGCGACTGCGTCATTGAAAATCTGACCCTGCCTTGCCTGTACGAAGCGCCGCTGATGCTTCATGAAAACGGCTTGGACAGCGTGGTCTGCCGTGAATTGAATCTAGACTGTCCCGAACCCGATTTGGCCGAATGGCGTGAGATGGTCGCGGGCATTAAAGCTCGCACCCGTACCGTCAAGATTGCCATGGTCGGTAAATATACCCGCCTGCACGACGCTTATCTCTCGATCATCGAATCATTTAATCATGCCGGCAGCAGCTTGGGTGCGAAAGTGAAGATCCTCTGGATCGACAGCGAACGGCTTACCCCAAAAAATACTGCGGAAGTTTTAGCCGAAGCAGACGGCATCTTAATCCCCGGCGGCTTCGGAGACCGCGGCATCGAAGGTATGATTCAAGCGGTCAAATATGCCCGCGAAAATCACGTTCCGCTGTTCGGTATCTGTCTGGGCATGCAGATCATGACCATCGAATTTGCCAGAAGCATCTGCGGTTATACCGACGCCAACTCCGGCGAATTCTCGGTTGACTCCAAACATAAAGTCATCGACATCATGGAAGAGCAGAAAAAAATCATCACCAAGGGCGGCACGATGCGGTTGGGTGCCTATCCCTGCATGACTGTGAAAGACACCATCATGCGCGACTCCTATAAATCCGAAAATATCAGCGAACGCCACCGTCACCGCTATGAATTTAATAACGACTATCGTGACGAATTCCAAGAGAAAGGCCTCGTCATCAGCGGTATCTCTCCGGACGGCATGCTCGTCGAAGCCGTGGAACTCCATGACAATCCGTTTTTCGTCGGCGTCCAGTTCCACCCGGAATTCAAGAGCCGTCCCAACCGCCCGCATCCGCTGTTCGTCTCGTTTATCAGAGCAGCTCTCGGGCAGGTAAAATAA
- a CDS encoding FAD-dependent oxidoreductase: protein MLYQKNIPETMKYDFAVAGGGLTGVCTAVAAARHGLKTILIEQTGMLGGVATAGLVCQLLGGMKFSESGPFPRNVAGLFKEITDKLITQNDAIDPDTIDKKINPHGWFPGLAAGVPFDIEAMKAELDQICLNSGVKLLYFTDIVDVKTDGEKLTHLIVHNKSGLSAISATRFADATGDADVAFMSGCPTVTGRPEDHLVAPASLEFHVDHVDKEKCVKYIVENNEQRFRKLILSLREKGEWDFPYEIFCSSQITEPDTFFINTIRQVGIDGTDADSMTAGMTDGRQEIKKLFGLMKKYFPGFENSRLKTVAPVIGIRETRRIVGDYTLTVEELLKGQIFDDSIAVSSYGWDLPDPKKPSLQPFSGKEKPVYTHIPYRCLIPQNISNLIVAGRSISVERDVLGPIRVMAPCCAMGEAAGLAAVVAAKEGSSFEDVNIGSLHELLKQDNCIYRMG, encoded by the coding sequence ATGCTGTACCAGAAAAACATACCGGAAACCATGAAATACGATTTCGCCGTCGCGGGAGGCGGTTTAACCGGGGTCTGTACCGCCGTTGCCGCCGCACGGCACGGATTAAAAACGATTTTAATTGAGCAAACCGGTATGCTTGGCGGCGTCGCCACAGCCGGACTTGTCTGCCAGTTGCTCGGCGGTATGAAATTCAGTGAGTCAGGCCCATTCCCCAGAAATGTCGCCGGTCTTTTCAAAGAAATTACCGATAAGCTCATCACCCAAAATGACGCGATCGATCCCGACACCATTGATAAAAAAATCAATCCGCATGGTTGGTTTCCGGGTCTTGCGGCAGGTGTGCCGTTTGACATCGAAGCCATGAAAGCCGAACTCGATCAGATCTGTTTGAACAGCGGTGTTAAACTGCTGTATTTCACCGACATCGTCGACGTCAAAACCGACGGCGAAAAGCTGACGCATCTCATCGTACACAATAAAAGCGGATTGTCCGCTATTTCCGCTACGCGGTTTGCCGACGCCACCGGTGACGCCGACGTCGCTTTTATGAGCGGCTGTCCGACGGTGACGGGCCGTCCCGAAGATCATCTTGTCGCACCCGCCTCTCTCGAATTCCATGTCGATCATGTCGACAAAGAAAAATGCGTGAAATATATTGTTGAAAACAACGAGCAGCGCTTCAGAAAACTGATTTTATCCCTGCGTGAAAAAGGCGAATGGGACTTCCCGTATGAAATTTTTTGCTCCTCGCAAATCACCGAACCCGATACGTTTTTTATCAACACCATCCGCCAAGTCGGCATTGACGGCACCGACGCCGATTCGATGACTGCCGGGATGACGGACGGACGGCAGGAGATTAAAAAACTCTTTGGCTTGATGAAAAAGTATTTCCCCGGATTCGAGAACAGTCGTCTGAAAACCGTCGCGCCTGTGATCGGTATCCGTGAGACCCGTCGTATCGTCGGTGATTACACCCTAACCGTAGAGGAACTTTTAAAAGGCCAAATCTTTGACGACAGCATTGCGGTTTCCTCTTACGGATGGGATCTGCCCGACCCCAAAAAGCCGAGTCTTCAGCCGTTCTCGGGCAAAGAGAAACCCGTCTACACCCATATCCCCTACCGCTGTCTGATTCCGCAGAATATCTCCAATCTGATCGTCGCCGGACGTTCGATCAGTGTCGAGCGTGATGTTTTGGGGCCGATCCGGGTTATGGCGCCCTGCTGTGCGATGGGTGAGGCCGCCGGCCTCGCCGCGGTTGTCGCTGCTAAAGAGGGTTCTTCATTTGAAGACGTGAATATCGGTTCTCTGCATGAACTATTGAAACAGGATAACTGCATCTATCGTATGGGTTGA
- a CDS encoding InlB B-repeat-containing protein yields the protein MKKWKKISALLISLIMVAGLFSATVFATTTSTDTGCPLKYHIYYNGNGSTSGSQSASTGWDWEKITVKNQGTLQKTGYHFTGWNTKSNGTGESFAPGDQIDFIIVSEWVEGHLEYNRFGLPYWVPGYWHLEYGDRTLYAQWAINTYSVTFKTTTGGKINGGTADIVRSGINYGTSMSTITPTVTANEGYTFTGWTPALPGTVTSAGTYTANFSLNTYDVTFKTTTGGTINGGTADVVRSNVNHGTSMSTITPTVAADEGYTFTGWTPALPGTVTSAGTYTANFTLNTYDVTFKTTTGGTINGGTADILRSGVNHGTSMSTITPTVAADEGYTFTGWTPALPGTVTAAGTYTANFTLNTYDVTFKTTTGGKIDGSTADILRSGVTHGTDMSTIVPSVTADEGYTFTGWTPALPSTVTAAGTYTANFVLNTYDVTFKTTTGGTINGGTADILKENVDHGTLMSTIAPAAVADHGYTFAGWSPVLPETVTGEGTYTAQFTINQYTMTFNSMGGSAVAPITQNFNTEIAKPADPTLEHYTFIGWFDVEGNAISFPYTLTDDITVYAKWQINSYTMMFDSAGGTSVSPVRQEYGTQVAQPTNPTRYGFTFSGWYTGENGTGTLVNFPYTLIGNITVHARWTAGTFTMTFDSEGGSAVASISGSYGEYINGAGTPTKDGFTFEGWYSGDNGTGTQITFPYNITGDVTVYAKWAAVEVVSEPSLPATSSQPATTISENQTPTDVPSMGNDNLGTAAITIGLFSMFSLAGLAVIGSKKRKAIK from the coding sequence ATGAAAAAATGGAAGAAGATATCAGCGCTTCTCATTTCGCTGATTATGGTTGCAGGTCTGTTTTCCGCAACAGTTTTTGCAACCACCACGAGTACTGATACAGGATGTCCGTTGAAATATCATATTTATTACAATGGAAACGGCAGTACCAGTGGCTCTCAATCCGCTTCCACCGGTTGGGATTGGGAAAAGATTACGGTGAAAAACCAAGGCACTCTTCAAAAAACCGGTTACCACTTTACCGGTTGGAACACAAAAAGCAACGGCACGGGTGAATCCTTCGCCCCCGGTGATCAAATCGATTTTATCATCGTTTCCGAATGGGTTGAAGGACACTTGGAATACAACCGCTTTGGACTCCCGTATTGGGTACCCGGCTATTGGCATCTCGAATACGGTGACAGAACCCTGTATGCCCAGTGGGCGATCAACACCTATAGTGTGACCTTTAAGACGACCACCGGCGGTAAAATCAACGGTGGAACCGCAGATATCGTCAGAAGCGGTATTAATTATGGTACAAGTATGTCGACCATCACGCCGACTGTAACTGCGAACGAGGGATACACTTTCACGGGTTGGACCCCTGCACTTCCGGGCACTGTGACATCAGCAGGAACTTACACTGCCAACTTCTCGCTTAATACCTACGATGTAACCTTTAAGACGACCACCGGCGGCACAATCAACGGCGGTACTGCAGATGTTGTAAGAAGCAATGTCAATCATGGCACAAGCATGTCGACCATCACACCGACCGTGGCCGCAGACGAGGGTTACACCTTCACGGGTTGGACTCCTGCTCTTCCCGGCACTGTGACATCAGCAGGAACTTATACTGCCAACTTCACGCTTAACACCTATGATGTGACCTTCAAAACAACCACCGGCGGCACAATCAACGGCGGTACTGCAGATATCCTCAGGAGCGGCGTCAATCATGGCACAAGCATGTCGACCATCACACCGACCGTGGCCGCAGACGAGGGTTACACCTTCACGGGTTGGACTCCTGCTCTTCCCGGCACCGTGACAGCGGCAGGAACTTATACTGCAAACTTCACACTCAATACTTATGATGTGACCTTCAAGACGACCACCGGTGGCAAGATCGACGGCAGCACTGCGGATATCCTCAGAAGCGGCGTCACCCACGGCACCGATATGTCAACCATCGTTCCGTCCGTAACCGCAGACGAGGGATACACCTTCACAGGTTGGACCCCTGCGCTCCCCAGTACTGTGACAGCGGCAGGAACTTATACTGCAAACTTCGTGCTTAACACCTATGATGTGACCTTTAAGACCACAACCGGCGGCACAATCAACGGCGGAACCGCTGACATTCTCAAGGAAAATGTCGATCACGGCACACTGATGTCAACCATCGCGCCGGCTGCCGTCGCTGATCACGGCTATACCTTTGCCGGTTGGAGCCCGGTTCTCCCGGAAACCGTGACAGGCGAAGGAACCTATACCGCGCAATTTACGATCAACCAGTACACCATGACCTTTAATTCCATGGGCGGCAGTGCGGTTGCTCCGATCACCCAGAATTTCAATACCGAAATTGCCAAACCGGCTGACCCGACGCTTGAACACTACACTTTCATCGGCTGGTTTGATGTCGAAGGCAACGCAATCAGCTTCCCGTATACCCTGACCGATGACATCACCGTCTATGCCAAGTGGCAAATCAACAGCTATACAATGATGTTCGACTCTGCCGGTGGCACAAGCGTGTCCCCTGTCAGACAGGAATACGGGACGCAAGTCGCACAACCCACCAATCCGACCCGCTACGGCTTCACCTTCTCGGGTTGGTATACCGGTGAAAACGGCACGGGTACGTTGGTTAACTTCCCGTACACCCTCATCGGCAACATTACTGTTCATGCCAGATGGACAGCGGGTACCTTTACGATGACTTTCGATTCCGAAGGCGGTAGCGCCGTGGCCTCGATCTCCGGCAGCTATGGCGAATACATCAACGGCGCCGGAACCCCGACCAAAGACGGCTTCACCTTCGAAGGCTGGTATTCCGGTGACAACGGCACAGGCACTCAGATCACCTTCCCGTATAACATCACAGGCGATGTCACCGTCTATGCCAAATGGGCCGCGGTTGAAGTCGTCTCCGAACCGTCCCTGCCTGCCACATCGAGTCAACCGGCGACAACCATCAGCGAGAATCAAACCCCGACCGATGTTCCCAGCATGGGCAACGACAACCTCGGCACAGCGGCGATCACAATCGGGCTCTTCTCGATGTTCTCCCTTGCCGGCTTGGCCGTGATCGGTTCCAAAAAACGCAAGGCAATAAAATAA
- a CDS encoding InlB B-repeat-containing protein: MKKFSKAAAVILAIIMAAGLFAATVSADTNPCSSFYHIYYDGNGSTGGSQTDSSEYDFWQKAIVKGQGTLLKTGYSFSDWNTESDGSGDSYAPGYEIDFVIGVISYPGFWFWGIWIPGWDEPVYGDKVLYAQWTINQFTMTFDSEGGSNVASVTQDYNTTVTQPASPTKEGYTFAGWYTGDGGTGSPVAFPYTLTEDITVYAKWNINYYTMMFDSEGGTSVSPVTQAYNTKIAAPTSPTRYGFTFDGWYTGSLGTGTKISFPYTIKNNITVHAKWLANTYTLKFDSEGGSAVASQTRYYGEYVNSPANPTKDGYTFEGWYLGDNGTGSKAVFPYNIVGNATVYAKWSKNEVVEVSVPAASSTPATPSIPSTTTISSTPAPTSVPDMGGEVNTVTNTVIILSVLVISGIAVLGYRKLRAEK; this comes from the coding sequence ATGAAGAAATTTTCCAAGGCGGCGGCGGTAATTCTCGCAATTATTATGGCAGCGGGACTGTTTGCCGCAACAGTATCCGCTGATACGAACCCATGCTCCTCGTTCTATCACATCTATTACGACGGAAACGGCAGCACCGGCGGTTCTCAAACAGACAGTAGCGAGTACGATTTTTGGCAGAAAGCCATCGTCAAAGGCCAAGGGACGCTTCTGAAAACCGGATATAGTTTTAGTGATTGGAACACGGAATCTGACGGAAGCGGCGATTCTTACGCGCCCGGCTATGAGATTGATTTTGTCATAGGTGTTATCAGTTATCCCGGTTTTTGGTTCTGGGGAATTTGGATTCCGGGCTGGGATGAACCCGTTTACGGAGACAAAGTCCTTTATGCCCAGTGGACAATTAACCAGTTCACGATGACCTTTGATTCTGAGGGCGGGAGTAATGTTGCATCGGTGACTCAGGATTACAACACAACGGTCACGCAGCCCGCGAGTCCGACCAAAGAGGGCTATACCTTCGCGGGTTGGTATACAGGCGACGGCGGCACCGGCAGTCCGGTCGCTTTCCCGTACACCCTAACCGAAGATATTACCGTCTATGCGAAATGGAATATCAATTATTATACGATGATGTTTGATTCCGAAGGCGGAACGAGTGTCTCTCCGGTCACCCAGGCCTATAATACCAAGATCGCCGCACCCACATCACCAACCCGTTACGGTTTCACCTTCGACGGCTGGTATACGGGTTCTCTGGGAACCGGAACCAAGATCAGCTTCCCGTACACGATTAAAAACAACATCACCGTCCACGCCAAATGGCTTGCCAACACCTATACGTTGAAATTCGATTCCGAAGGGGGCAGCGCTGTTGCTTCGCAGACACGATATTACGGTGAATACGTCAACAGTCCCGCGAACCCGACCAAGGACGGCTATACGTTTGAGGGCTGGTATCTGGGCGATAACGGCACAGGCAGCAAAGCCGTGTTCCCGTATAACATCGTCGGAAATGCCACCGTCTATGCCAAATGGAGCAAGAATGAGGTTGTAGAAGTGTCCGTGCCCGCAGCTTCCAGCACACCTGCAACGCCCTCGATTCCTTCAACGACCACGATCAGTTCGACACCTGCTCCGACGAGTGTCCCGGATATGGGCGGAGAAGTCAATACGGTTACAAATACGGTGATTATTTTATCCGTTTTGGTGATTTCGGGAATTGCAGTTCTGGGATACAGAAAACTAAGAGCAGAGAAATAA